The following proteins are co-located in the Echinicola sp. 20G genome:
- a CDS encoding SDR family oxidoreductase translates to MKILLTGATGYIGKRILPALVYHGHQVVCCVRDRNRFTFPSSLHGQVEVVEVDFLKENTLNNIPKDIDGAYYLIHSMSTAENFSELELKSAQNFRKCMDTTTAQHVIYLGGIINNEVLSKHLLSRKAVEDELSKGKYHFTALRAGIIIGSGSASFEIIRDLVEKLPIMIAPRWLHTKCQPIAIRNVIAYLSRSLFNPITYDKHFDIGGPDILTYKAMLLGYAKNRDLRRSIWVVPVMTPRLSSYWLFFVTSTTYKLAVALVDSMKVEVVCKPNNLAQALEIDPIPYQTALSRAFTKIESQEVISSWKDSLISGRFDQNISEFIKVPKHGCMQDQRSLPVHDEQQSLEKIWQIGGDTGWYYGNWLWKFRGFLDKLVGGVGLRRGRTHVHTINTGDSVDFWRVLYAQKEEKRLLLYAEMKVPGDAWLEFKIEKGVLTQTATFRPKGLWGRIYWYAVYPFHGPIFGGMIRKLAN, encoded by the coding sequence GTGAAGATCTTACTGACAGGCGCTACAGGATATATTGGAAAAAGAATCCTTCCAGCTTTGGTGTATCACGGACACCAAGTAGTTTGTTGTGTACGGGACCGGAATAGATTTACTTTTCCTTCATCACTTCATGGCCAAGTGGAAGTCGTGGAAGTCGACTTTCTAAAAGAGAATACCCTAAACAATATACCCAAAGATATAGATGGGGCTTATTATTTGATTCATTCCATGTCCACAGCCGAGAATTTCAGTGAATTGGAGCTTAAATCGGCCCAGAACTTTAGAAAATGTATGGATACGACAACCGCCCAACATGTAATTTACTTGGGTGGTATCATCAATAACGAAGTACTATCCAAGCACCTGCTATCTCGAAAGGCTGTTGAAGATGAATTGTCTAAAGGAAAATATCATTTTACGGCACTGAGAGCAGGAATCATTATTGGTTCAGGAAGTGCATCTTTTGAAATCATCAGGGACTTGGTGGAAAAATTACCGATAATGATCGCTCCAAGATGGTTGCATACGAAATGCCAACCCATCGCCATACGCAATGTCATAGCCTACCTAAGCCGTTCTCTTTTCAACCCAATCACTTATGACAAACACTTTGATATCGGAGGGCCAGATATCTTAACCTATAAAGCCATGTTATTAGGCTATGCTAAAAATCGGGATCTTAGGAGGTCTATTTGGGTGGTTCCGGTTATGACTCCCCGACTCTCCTCGTATTGGCTTTTTTTCGTTACCAGTACTACTTACAAGCTAGCAGTGGCTTTGGTTGATAGCATGAAGGTAGAGGTCGTTTGTAAGCCAAACAACCTTGCCCAAGCGTTGGAAATTGACCCTATCCCCTATCAAACAGCTTTGAGCAGGGCTTTCACGAAAATTGAATCACAAGAGGTGATCTCTAGTTGGAAGGATTCATTGATCAGTGGTCGTTTTGATCAGAATATTTCAGAGTTTATTAAAGTTCCTAAACATGGCTGCATGCAGGACCAGAGGTCTTTGCCAGTCCATGATGAACAGCAATCCCTAGAAAAAATTTGGCAAATAGGTGGAGATACTGGTTGGTATTATGGCAACTGGCTTTGGAAGTTCAGGGGATTTCTGGACAAATTAGTGGGTGGCGTTGGACTCAGAAGGGGAAGAACGCATGTCCATACTATAAACACAGGAGATTCGGTGGATTTCTGGAGAGTATTATATGCTCAAAAGGAGGAAAAAAGGTTGTTACTTTATGCGGAGATGAAAGTACCTGGAGATGCTTGGCTGGAATTCAAAATAGAAAAAGGTGTGCTCACCCAAACTGCCACCTTCCGCCCCAAAGGACTTTGGGGCAGAATTTATTGGTATGCAGTCTATCCTTTCCATGGCCCCATTTTTGGAGGCATGATCAGGAAATTGGCTAATTAA
- a CDS encoding SGNH/GDSL hydrolase family protein: MKKYALIVSLLLIQLSVAAQELVWYDPLAADGQILEGQGWEGIGYNRLPDDAEQKVRKPVWGLSRHAAGVLLRFQSDAAEIKIKYKPGGNLQMPHMPATGVSGLDLYTKNDQGQWIWVRGKYSFGKEVSYQFITPDSPTQGREYQLYLPLYNHVDSLMIGVNGQDRFEFIEKRTEKPVVVYGTSIAQGACASRPGMAWTNIVGREMDMPMINLAFSGNGRLEPELIEYINTIDAKAFVLDCLPNLGPGGGFTEEVVKEKILQSVKSLKAQHPNTPVLLVEHDGYSDGLIDSEREQTYLLLNKWTEDCFQELKKRGVDQLYLLTYDEINMGNDDFVDGTHPTDLGMRHYADAYIKKFKEIFSGK, from the coding sequence ATGAAAAAATATGCCCTTATTGTCTCCCTGCTTTTAATTCAGCTATCTGTTGCGGCCCAAGAATTGGTCTGGTACGATCCATTGGCAGCTGATGGTCAAATATTAGAAGGTCAAGGTTGGGAGGGAATAGGCTATAATCGGTTACCTGATGATGCTGAGCAGAAAGTGAGGAAACCGGTTTGGGGGTTGTCCAGACATGCGGCAGGAGTCTTGTTGCGGTTTCAATCTGATGCGGCAGAAATCAAGATAAAATATAAGCCTGGTGGTAATCTACAAATGCCCCATATGCCTGCAACCGGTGTGAGTGGCTTGGATTTATACACCAAGAATGATCAAGGGCAATGGATTTGGGTCAGGGGAAAATATAGTTTTGGAAAAGAAGTGAGCTACCAATTCATTACACCAGATTCACCAACCCAAGGGCGCGAATACCAACTTTATCTGCCCTTATATAATCATGTCGATAGCCTTATGATCGGGGTGAATGGGCAAGATAGATTTGAGTTTATTGAGAAAAGAACCGAAAAGCCAGTGGTGGTTTATGGTACTTCCATTGCACAGGGAGCATGTGCCTCACGTCCAGGAATGGCTTGGACGAATATTGTGGGCAGGGAAATGGATATGCCAATGATCAATTTGGCTTTTTCAGGCAATGGTCGGTTGGAGCCAGAATTGATTGAATATATCAATACCATAGACGCGAAAGCCTTTGTGCTGGACTGTTTGCCTAACCTTGGACCTGGAGGTGGCTTTACAGAAGAGGTGGTAAAAGAAAAAATCTTGCAATCAGTAAAATCCCTCAAAGCCCAACATCCTAATACGCCTGTCCTTTTGGTGGAACATGATGGCTATTCAGATGGTTTGATTGATTCTGAACGTGAGCAGACTTACTTATTGCTCAACAAATGGACTGAAGACTGTTTTCAGGAGTTGAAGAAGAGGGGAGTGGATCAGCTTTACCTGTTGACCTATGATGAAATCAATATGGGAAATGATGATTTTGTAGATGGTACCCACCCAACCGATTTGGGAATGCGGCACTATGCAGATGCTTATATCAAAAAGTTTAAAGAGATTTTTTCTGGCAAGTAA
- a CDS encoding DJ-1/PfpI family protein — MSKKILMLVGDYVEDYEAMVPFQAMLSVGLEVDTIAPERKKGDTVPTAVHDFVGDQTYKETPGHRFGITTDFDQVDPADYDGLYVAGGRAPEYIRLNEKVIKITQHFFEKDKPVAAICHGIQILTTAKVLKGRTLTAYVAVGPDIELAGGTWKNIPADEAIVDGNLVTSPAWPGHPAILKEFYKLLGISIG, encoded by the coding sequence ATGTCTAAGAAAATTTTGATGCTGGTTGGTGACTATGTAGAAGACTATGAAGCCATGGTGCCTTTTCAAGCCATGCTTTCCGTTGGGCTTGAAGTCGATACAATTGCCCCGGAAAGAAAAAAGGGAGATACAGTTCCCACTGCTGTCCATGATTTTGTAGGCGATCAAACTTACAAGGAAACCCCAGGACACCGATTTGGAATCACTACTGATTTTGACCAGGTAGATCCAGCTGACTATGATGGGCTTTATGTAGCTGGAGGTAGAGCTCCTGAATACATCCGTCTAAATGAAAAAGTAATCAAGATTACCCAACACTTTTTTGAGAAGGACAAGCCTGTTGCAGCCATCTGCCACGGAATACAAATTCTCACCACGGCAAAAGTGTTAAAAGGAAGAACCCTAACAGCTTATGTAGCAGTAGGTCCTGATATCGAACTGGCAGGAGGAACCTGGAAAAACATCCCAGCTGATGAGGCTATTGTGGATGGTAACCTTGTTACCTCCCCAGCTTGGCCTGGCCACCCTGCTATTCTAAAGGAATTTTATAAGCTTTTGGGAATCAGTATTGGATAA
- a CDS encoding sulfatase yields the protein MKKLTKQKPILLHFLILGLTLILGACSKKGEATMLAPSKPNVILINVDDLGWKDLGFMGSDYYETPNLDKLSQEGIVFTNAYAGASNCAPSRANMISGQYGPRHGVYTVSPSDRGNSKTRQLIPTKNNDTLADSLFTLGEMFHENGYTTGTFGKWHVSDDPTLMGFDVNVGGNHRGNPGKDGYFSPYNVEHLEDGPEGEYLTDRLTDEAIRFVETNQEKPFFLYLPFYTVHSPLMGKPAFVEKYQSKEGSGGQDNAVYAAMVASMDENVGRLLKAVADLGLEENTIILFTSDNGGIRKTSNQYPLRAGKGSYYEGGIRIPMVIKYPNKIKAGQKVDQPVMQMDFFPTLQSIIGAEKNNPNLDGQDLSPLLLDGESLVDRDLFWHFPIYLEAYSPKDDQARDPLFRTRPGSVIRSGKWKLHEYFEDGGLELYNLEEDLTEQHNVAEEFPEVTAALFTKLQEWRKVTGAPVPTERNPAYDASFEKNKQAQVMQ from the coding sequence TTGAAAAAATTGACCAAACAAAAACCTATTCTACTTCACTTCCTTATTTTAGGATTGACACTGATTTTAGGCGCATGCTCAAAGAAGGGGGAAGCCACTATGTTGGCACCATCCAAGCCTAATGTGATCCTGATCAATGTAGATGACTTGGGCTGGAAAGATTTGGGTTTTATGGGCAGTGATTATTATGAAACCCCCAACCTAGATAAGCTAAGTCAAGAGGGAATAGTTTTTACGAATGCTTACGCAGGTGCGTCCAATTGTGCTCCTTCAAGAGCCAATATGATCAGTGGCCAGTATGGGCCAAGACACGGTGTTTATACAGTAAGTCCCTCTGATCGGGGTAATTCGAAAACAAGGCAATTGATTCCCACAAAGAACAATGACACATTAGCTGACTCATTGTTTACCCTTGGTGAAATGTTCCATGAGAATGGTTATACCACTGGGACTTTTGGAAAGTGGCATGTCAGTGATGACCCAACTTTGATGGGCTTTGATGTCAATGTAGGAGGGAATCACAGGGGAAACCCAGGGAAGGACGGATATTTTAGTCCTTATAATGTAGAACACTTGGAAGATGGACCAGAAGGGGAATATTTGACAGATCGTCTAACTGATGAGGCCATTCGATTTGTTGAGACAAATCAAGAAAAACCTTTCTTTTTGTATTTGCCTTTTTACACAGTCCATAGTCCTTTAATGGGAAAGCCAGCATTTGTAGAAAAGTACCAGTCCAAAGAAGGTTCGGGAGGGCAGGATAATGCAGTTTATGCAGCCATGGTTGCTTCAATGGATGAAAATGTGGGAAGGTTGCTGAAAGCTGTGGCTGATTTAGGTTTGGAGGAAAACACCATAATCCTATTTACTTCTGACAATGGTGGAATCCGCAAAACATCCAACCAATACCCTTTGCGTGCCGGTAAAGGATCCTATTATGAGGGTGGAATCAGAATACCGATGGTGATCAAATATCCTAATAAGATCAAAGCAGGACAAAAAGTGGATCAACCGGTAATGCAAATGGACTTTTTTCCTACTTTGCAAAGCATCATTGGAGCTGAAAAAAACAACCCAAACTTAGATGGTCAGGACTTGAGCCCTTTGCTGCTTGATGGGGAAAGTTTGGTGGATAGGGATTTATTTTGGCACTTTCCTATTTATTTGGAGGCATATTCCCCTAAGGATGACCAAGCAAGAGACCCTTTGTTCAGGACCCGCCCCGGATCGGTGATCAGATCGGGAAAATGGAAATTGCACGAGTACTTTGAAGATGGCGGCCTTGAACTTTATAATTTAGAGGAAGATCTTACGGAGCAGCACAATGTAGCAGAGGAATTTCCAGAGGTAACCGCTGCTCTTTTTACAAAACTTCAGGAATGGAGAAAAGTGACCGGCGCTCCGGTTCCTACAGAAAGAAACCCAGCATATGATGCTTCATTTGAAAAAAACAAGCAAGCACAAGTAATGCAATAA
- a CDS encoding arylsulfatase — MKSILRVALGIVGVLGIVSCQSEKEEQKSEMKRPNIIYIYADDLGYGEIGPNGQSKIKTPNLDKMASEGMVFTQHYTSSPVCAPARCALLTGKHTGHSYIRGNKPVMPASFTDQIENGQQPIPAGTITIGKMLQDAGYKTAGIGKWGLGMVGNSGEPSKQGFDYFYGFLDQRQAHNFYPTHLWENDQWDSLNNPYIFVHTPSARNSKGSQSALEQFEKSDLEYGDEGFFDAYKGNDYAVDKMTEKAEAFIRENKDGEFFLYLPYTIPHVSLQVPDEALTPYLGQFEEEPYLGQQGYAPHEFPKSAYAAMISYLDQEVGKIFTLLEELDLDENTMVVFSSDNGPTFNGGVDAAYFESTAGLRGLKMDVYEGGIRMPMIARWPGKIKSGSVSEHISAQYDVMATLGELAQAKVPEETDGISFLPTLLGNSGAQVNHEYLYFEYPEKRGQLAIRMGKWKGVKTDVAKNLESPWQLFDLESDRNEENDIAAQHPEVLKQLDEIVKKEHRSPEFDNWNFVDRMLGQTAAQN; from the coding sequence ATGAAGTCAATTTTACGGGTTGCATTAGGTATAGTTGGAGTCCTTGGTATAGTTTCTTGCCAATCAGAAAAGGAAGAGCAAAAGTCAGAGATGAAAAGGCCCAATATTATTTATATCTATGCAGATGACTTAGGTTATGGAGAAATTGGACCTAATGGCCAAAGTAAGATTAAAACTCCGAATTTGGATAAAATGGCCAGCGAAGGGATGGTGTTTACCCAGCATTATACCTCATCTCCCGTTTGTGCGCCTGCAAGGTGCGCACTTTTGACAGGAAAGCATACCGGACATTCTTATATCAGGGGAAACAAGCCTGTAATGCCAGCAAGCTTTACAGATCAAATTGAAAATGGTCAACAGCCAATTCCTGCAGGAACCATAACGATAGGGAAAATGCTACAGGATGCGGGTTACAAAACGGCGGGAATAGGAAAGTGGGGCCTAGGTATGGTGGGCAATTCAGGTGAGCCAAGCAAGCAAGGGTTCGATTATTTTTATGGTTTCTTGGACCAACGTCAAGCCCATAACTTTTACCCAACCCACTTGTGGGAAAATGATCAATGGGACAGCCTCAATAACCCCTATATTTTTGTGCATACTCCTTCAGCCAGAAATAGCAAAGGAAGCCAATCAGCGCTGGAACAATTCGAAAAGAGTGATTTGGAATATGGTGATGAAGGTTTTTTCGATGCATACAAAGGCAATGATTATGCAGTGGATAAAATGACAGAAAAAGCGGAAGCTTTTATTCGTGAAAATAAGGATGGAGAGTTTTTCCTTTACTTGCCCTATACGATCCCTCATGTCTCACTACAAGTTCCAGATGAAGCATTGACGCCTTATTTAGGGCAGTTTGAGGAAGAGCCATATTTGGGGCAGCAAGGCTACGCACCACATGAATTTCCAAAGTCAGCTTATGCGGCAATGATCAGTTATTTGGATCAGGAAGTAGGTAAAATCTTTACTTTGTTGGAAGAGCTTGACTTGGATGAAAATACCATGGTGGTGTTTTCCAGTGACAATGGCCCTACTTTCAATGGGGGAGTGGATGCGGCTTATTTTGAAAGTACCGCTGGCCTGAGAGGTTTGAAAATGGATGTTTATGAGGGTGGAATTCGCATGCCTATGATTGCCAGGTGGCCAGGAAAGATCAAATCAGGGAGCGTCAGTGAGCATATTTCAGCCCAATATGATGTGATGGCTACTTTGGGAGAATTGGCCCAAGCTAAAGTGCCTGAGGAAACAGATGGTATCTCTTTTTTACCTACCTTGTTAGGGAACAGTGGAGCGCAAGTAAACCACGAATACCTTTACTTTGAATATCCTGAAAAAAGAGGTCAATTGGCTATTCGTATGGGGAAATGGAAAGGCGTTAAAACTGATGTGGCTAAAAATCTTGAAAGCCCTTGGCAGCTATTTGACTTAGAGTCTGACAGAAATGAGGAAAATGATATTGCAGCGCAACACCCTGAGGTTTTGAAGCAACTAGATGAAATTGTTAAAAAGGAGCATAGATCACCTGAATTTGATAATTGGAATTTTGTGGATAGAATGCTTGGACAAACCGCAGCACAAAATTAA
- a CDS encoding sulfatase, translating to MSRILIWVILAVTIFSCSAPEEQKPPNIVIIVSDDHTRQAISAYGSQITQTPNIDRIANEGVLFNNAYVTNSICGPSRAVLLTGKYSHLNGFRRNTDSKFNPGQDQFVKHLQAAGYQTAWIGKYHLGENPQGLDYYEILPGQGYYFNPDFIIKDSTERIRKEGYVSDLVEDAAENWLDRRDPDKPFCVIIGHKATHRTWMPDLQGMDMFDDVTFPIPDNFYDNYVGRQAAMENDMSVDKTMIMGYDLKMFPDDTKDRNVTRMTPEQRAQFDAHYKPIHEELKAMNLSGKELVEWKYQQYMRDYLATAESMDRNIGRTLDYLKEHGLDENTIVIYTSDQGFYLGEHGWFDKRFMYEESFSTPMMMKYPGVITPGTKSNEMVMNLDIAPTVLEAAGVTIPEDLQGESMLPVLTGQKEKGREVLYYHYYEVGEHNVSPHFGVKTDRYKIIRFYNQVDSWELFDLQKDPSEMNNVYGEEQYAEVQKEMKSKLLEAIKKYEDTEAEETFHQDIDEAQIKKK from the coding sequence ATGTCAAGAATTTTAATTTGGGTCATTTTGGCCGTAACCATCTTTTCCTGTTCAGCGCCGGAAGAGCAAAAACCACCGAATATAGTGATCATTGTTTCGGATGACCACACACGACAAGCAATCAGTGCTTATGGTAGTCAAATTACCCAAACTCCAAATATTGACCGAATTGCCAATGAAGGTGTATTGTTTAACAATGCCTATGTGACCAATTCAATTTGTGGGCCAAGCCGAGCCGTGTTGCTGACTGGTAAATACAGTCATTTGAACGGTTTCAGAAGAAACACAGATAGCAAATTTAACCCTGGACAGGACCAGTTTGTGAAACATTTACAGGCAGCAGGTTATCAAACCGCTTGGATCGGAAAGTACCACTTAGGTGAAAATCCTCAGGGCTTGGATTATTATGAAATTTTGCCTGGTCAAGGATACTATTTCAACCCTGACTTTATCATTAAAGACAGTACGGAAAGAATTAGAAAAGAAGGTTATGTAAGTGACCTTGTTGAAGATGCAGCAGAAAACTGGCTGGATAGAAGAGACCCTGATAAGCCTTTTTGTGTGATTATTGGCCATAAAGCAACTCATAGAACTTGGATGCCTGACTTGCAGGGCATGGACATGTTTGATGATGTGACTTTTCCTATTCCTGATAACTTTTACGATAATTATGTAGGAAGACAGGCAGCGATGGAAAATGATATGTCTGTGGACAAAACCATGATCATGGGCTATGACCTGAAAATGTTTCCAGATGATACAAAGGACAGAAATGTTACCCGCATGACCCCGGAGCAAAGAGCTCAATTTGATGCGCATTATAAGCCTATTCATGAGGAGTTAAAGGCGATGAACCTTTCAGGAAAGGAATTGGTGGAATGGAAATATCAGCAATACATGAGGGACTATTTGGCCACTGCGGAATCCATGGATAGAAATATTGGCCGTACTTTGGACTACCTTAAAGAACATGGATTGGATGAAAATACCATTGTAATCTATACCTCAGATCAAGGCTTTTACCTTGGAGAGCATGGCTGGTTTGACAAGAGGTTTATGTATGAGGAGTCTTTTAGCACTCCAATGATGATGAAATATCCAGGAGTAATCACGCCAGGTACAAAATCCAACGAAATGGTCATGAATTTGGATATTGCCCCAACCGTTTTGGAAGCTGCGGGGGTGACTATTCCAGAGGACCTTCAAGGAGAGTCGATGCTGCCTGTACTGACCGGTCAAAAAGAAAAGGGAAGGGAAGTTCTTTACTATCATTATTATGAAGTAGGCGAACATAATGTATCTCCGCACTTTGGCGTAAAGACGGACCGCTATAAGATTATCCGTTTTTACAATCAGGTGGATTCTTGGGAATTATTTGACTTGCAAAAAGACCCAAGTGAAATGAACAACGTTTATGGTGAGGAGCAATATGCGGAAGTTCAGAAGGAAATGAAGTCTAAGTTGCTAGAGGCTATCAAGAAATATGAAGATACTGAGGCAGAGGAGACCTTTCACCAAGATATTGACGAAGCTCAAATTAAGAAGAAATAA
- a CDS encoding DUF4230 domain-containing protein, translating into MRKFLFGVLIGLALWGIIRWVSKGVEEKNTLEESTSLIQQEVNNVSKLIVTEGHFSQVYNYKQSEGIFGNLWRTEKKALVVVNADVQIAYDLSMIAFQIDETSKTLFIQSIPEPELKIFPDFQYYDAEGDYFNPFDADDFNTIKTRVNASLKKKIQASDLKDQAKGRLIAELARFYVLTNSLGWKLVYEGEEVINEKDFQLKATH; encoded by the coding sequence ATGCGGAAATTTTTGTTTGGAGTTTTAATAGGACTTGCACTTTGGGGCATTATTCGTTGGGTATCTAAAGGAGTTGAAGAAAAAAACACGTTAGAAGAGAGCACCAGCCTGATTCAGCAAGAGGTTAACAATGTTAGCAAGTTGATTGTAACAGAAGGTCATTTTTCTCAAGTATATAACTACAAACAGTCTGAAGGGATTTTTGGCAACTTGTGGAGGACAGAAAAGAAAGCCTTGGTTGTGGTGAATGCAGATGTTCAGATTGCCTACGATTTGTCAATGATTGCGTTTCAGATTGATGAGACCTCCAAGACATTATTTATTCAATCCATCCCGGAGCCAGAGTTGAAAATTTTCCCTGATTTCCAATATTATGATGCAGAGGGGGACTATTTTAACCCTTTTGACGCAGATGATTTCAATACCATCAAGACACGAGTAAATGCCTCATTGAAGAAAAAAATCCAAGCCTCAGACCTTAAAGACCAAGCTAAAGGCAGACTCATTGCAGAATTGGCCCGTTTCTATGTATTGACCAATTCTTTAGGGTGGAAGTTGGTTTATGAAGGCGAAGAGGTAATCAATGAAAAGGATTTTCAATTGAAGGCAACTCACTGA
- a CDS encoding DUF6438 domain-containing protein produces the protein MIRSALTYTLSLGLLFILGTHQVKSQEDTSSVSSKIENLNSDKDVILFLNELGGLFETFKLKAISEFQPENDPTLIKRIADSLNIRGRYFKGDFDNNQDRDLLVTGEQYGFTSYLIMAFDKDSVQVINLSNGHYFQDFIFPSVRNDSLIDAFYFPPEVYFSDHDVNPSIEVKTLTFKFGHVIEANSHPMPHEITKIEFKTGYCFGTCPVFSLELFPSSLSTFHAEAYNFNEKRGELSKEMDFRTNIKKESWDEIVQILNYINFPELENEYAVNWTDDQKVFLTIHYDYGQVKTISDYGLRGTFGLNLLYQKLFDLRNNQDWEEIK, from the coding sequence ATGATACGATCAGCATTGACATATACACTGTCGCTTGGACTGCTGTTTATTCTTGGCACCCATCAGGTAAAAAGCCAAGAAGACACCAGTTCAGTTTCATCAAAGATCGAAAATTTGAATTCTGATAAAGATGTTATTTTATTTCTAAACGAGCTTGGAGGGCTTTTTGAGACCTTCAAACTGAAAGCCATTTCTGAATTCCAACCAGAAAATGATCCAACACTTATTAAAAGAATAGCTGACTCCCTAAACATCAGAGGTCGTTACTTTAAAGGAGATTTTGACAATAACCAAGATAGAGACCTTTTGGTCACTGGGGAGCAATATGGATTTACATCCTATTTAATAATGGCTTTTGATAAAGATTCTGTCCAGGTAATTAACTTGTCCAATGGACATTACTTTCAAGACTTTATTTTTCCCTCTGTCAGAAATGATTCATTGATTGATGCTTTTTACTTCCCCCCAGAAGTGTACTTTTCTGACCATGATGTCAATCCTTCAATTGAAGTAAAAACCCTTACTTTTAAATTCGGCCATGTCATAGAAGCCAATAGCCATCCAATGCCCCATGAAATCACTAAAATTGAATTCAAAACTGGCTATTGTTTCGGCACCTGCCCTGTATTTTCTTTAGAACTATTCCCGTCATCCTTATCGACTTTTCATGCAGAAGCTTACAATTTTAACGAGAAAAGAGGGGAACTATCCAAAGAAATGGATTTTAGAACTAACATAAAAAAGGAATCGTGGGATGAAATCGTTCAAATATTGAATTACATCAATTTTCCTGAACTGGAAAACGAATATGCTGTGAATTGGACAGATGACCAAAAGGTTTTTCTCACCATTCACTATGATTATGGGCAGGTAAAAACCATTTCTGACTATGGACTACGAGGTACTTTTGGGCTGAATTTGTTGTATCAAAAACTATTTGACTTACGAAACAACCAAGATTGGGAGGAAATCAAGTAA
- a CDS encoding sulfatase, with amino-acid sequence MRPLKNILTFLFCFIFFAASAQKREKLNVLFMIADDLTATAVSAYGNPIEITPNIDQLAKEGTLYSSAYCQFPICGPSRASFMSGYYPHATETFGYTSGRENLGPDKVTWSQLFKQNDYYTARVSKIYHMGVPIDIELGSDGADDEASWEERFNSKGPEWTAEGEAELVQGNPYGTLPRKGGNVMTIVKAEGDDLVHSDGRTAEKASELIRAHKDEPFFLAVGFVRPHVPFVAPKNYFRPFPYQEMVLPPKVIGDWDDIPANGINYVTSVNAQMSEDQQKKAIGAYYASVSYMDAQVGKVLKTLKEEGLEDNTIVIFTSDHGFHLGEHDFWMKVSLHEESAKVPLIIKVPGKEPAVCHSFAELIDLYPTIAELAGLELPNAIQGKSLVKTLDDPSYQVRDMAFSVSRWRGKPLFLLRSEKWAFIQYEEDGNGGMELFDMERDPLQFNNLALNPQYREVVSDFKTRLKEKLAEVRDNDLGKTYQ; translated from the coding sequence TTGAGACCTTTAAAAAATATCCTCACCTTCCTGTTTTGTTTTATCTTTTTTGCAGCCTCGGCCCAGAAAAGAGAAAAATTGAATGTGTTGTTTATGATTGCGGATGACCTTACTGCCACAGCAGTTTCAGCATATGGTAATCCGATAGAAATCACTCCAAATATTGATCAGTTGGCCAAAGAAGGTACTTTATATAGCAGTGCTTATTGTCAATTCCCTATATGCGGACCATCCCGTGCCTCATTTATGTCGGGATACTATCCACACGCTACAGAGACATTTGGATACACCAGTGGAAGGGAGAATTTAGGTCCTGATAAGGTTACTTGGTCGCAGCTCTTTAAGCAGAATGATTATTATACAGCCCGTGTGAGCAAAATTTATCACATGGGGGTTCCCATTGATATAGAGTTGGGGTCTGATGGGGCGGACGATGAGGCCTCTTGGGAAGAACGTTTTAACAGCAAAGGTCCAGAGTGGACAGCAGAAGGAGAGGCTGAATTGGTGCAGGGTAATCCTTATGGAACCTTACCTAGAAAAGGGGGGAATGTCATGACGATTGTAAAAGCCGAAGGAGATGATTTGGTGCATTCTGATGGCCGTACCGCAGAAAAAGCATCTGAACTCATTCGGGCACATAAGGATGAACCTTTCTTCTTGGCTGTTGGCTTTGTAAGACCTCACGTGCCTTTCGTGGCTCCCAAAAACTATTTCCGACCATTCCCTTACCAAGAGATGGTTTTGCCACCAAAAGTAATAGGAGACTGGGATGATATCCCAGCCAATGGGATCAATTACGTGACCAGTGTCAATGCACAGATGTCTGAAGATCAGCAGAAAAAAGCCATTGGGGCTTATTATGCCTCAGTTTCCTACATGGATGCCCAGGTGGGTAAGGTATTGAAAACCTTGAAGGAAGAAGGCCTTGAGGACAATACCATTGTGATTTTTACTTCTGATCATGGTTTTCATTTGGGAGAACATGACTTTTGGATGAAAGTAAGCTTGCATGAGGAATCGGCTAAAGTCCCTTTGATCATCAAGGTACCAGGAAAAGAACCTGCCGTGTGCCATTCTTTTGCTGAGTTAATAGACCTTTATCCAACCATTGCGGAGCTAGCGGGGCTGGAATTGCCAAATGCCATTCAAGGAAAAAGTTTGGTAAAAACGCTGGATGATCCATCTTATCAAGTAAGGGATATGGCTTTTTCGGTTTCCAGATGGAGAGGGAAGCCACTATTCTTGTTAAGGAGTGAGAAATGGGCTTTTATCCAATATGAGGAAGATGGAAATGGAGGAATGGAGTTGTTTGACATGGAAAGGGATCCATTGCAGTTCAATAACCTTGCCCTTAACCCTCAATATAGAGAGGTGGTAAGCGACTTTAAAACAAGACTAAAAGAGAAGTTGGCTGAGGTGAGAGACAATGACCTGGGCAAAACTTATCAATAA